One Sphingomonas endolithica genomic window, ATGAGGTTGCGCAAGCTGACGTCGTTGGTGAGGCCGACCAGGCGTACCGCGCCCAGCGCCTGATCGCGCGTCGCGCCCAGCGGGACGTCGCCGGTGACGACCACCACTTCCGCCTCGAGATCGGCGCCCCAGCTTTCGTCGGCGAGGGGGATCGGATCGCGTGGCCCCAAGAAGCCGTCGCTGCCGCCCTGGTACATCAACGGATCGTGCCAGAAGGTCTCCGGCATCTCCGCCGCGCGCGCCTGCCGCACCAGGGCGACATGGTTCACATAGGCCGAGCCGTCGGCCCATTGATAGGCGCGCGGCAAGGGTGCCGCGGCGTCATGTTCATGGAAGCGGCGCATCGGGATCATCTCGTGTTCGAGATCGGTCGCCAGATTCTGCAGGTCCGGCAGCAGCCGATCCCAATCGTCGAGCGCCGCCTGCAGCGTGGGCACGATATGGGTGGCATCGGCGTACCAGGCGAGATCGGTCGACACGACGACGAGACATCCGTCGCGCCCGGATTTGAGGCTGGCCAGTTTCATGCGCTCTCCTTCGTTTCGCCCAAGCATACCCCCCTCGCCCGATGAGTCGAGCGCAACCCGCTTGACGGCGACGATAGCCGTCCGCACACCGGCGAAAACAGTTGCAAGAGAGGACCTATCCCATGTCGCTCGACAGCGTGTCCGGCCGCTTCGCTTACGGCGAGGATCACGAGGCGTTCCGCCAGACGGTGCGCAGCTTCCTGCAGAAGGAAGGCGTACCGCACGTGAACGCCTGGGAAGAGGCGCGGCTGGTGCCGAAGGATTTCTGGCGCAAGGCAGGCGAGATCGGGATGCTGTGCCCGACCGTGCCCGAGGCCTATGGCGGGCTGGGCCTGGATTTCGGCTATAATGCGATCGTCGACGAGGAGATGGCGTATAACGGCGTGCCGGCCGGCTTCTCGCTGCAATCCGATATCGTCGCCGGCTATATCGAGCATTACGGCAGCGAAGAGCAAAAGGCCGAGTGGCTGCCCAGGATGGTGTCGGGCGAGGTGATCACGGCGATCGCGATGACCGAGCCGGGCACGGGATCGGACCTGCAGGCGATCCGCACCTCGGCCAGGAAAGACGGCAACCATTACGTCATCAACGGTTCGAAGACGTATATTACCAACGGCCAGAATACCGATCTGACGCTCGTCGTCGCCAAGACCGATCCCGACGCCAAGCCGGCGTGGAAGGGCATGTCGATCATCCTGGTGGAAAGCGACCGCGATGGATTCAAGAAGGGGCGCAAGCTCGACAAGATCGGGCAGGATGCGGCCGACACCAGCGAGCTGTTCTTCGAAGACGTACGCGTGCCGATCACCAATTGCCTGGGCGAGGAGGGCAAGGGCTTCATCTACCTGATGAGCCAATTGCCGCAGGAGCGACTCAGCATCGCGGTGTCGGTGCAGGCTTCGGCGCAGAAGGCGTTCGACGAAACGGTGGAGTTCACCAAGACGCGCAAAGCCTTTGCCGGGATGGTGTTCGATTTCCAGAACACGCGCTTCGTGCTCGCCGACCTCAAGGCCAAGTTGCAGGTCGGCTGGGCGCATCTCGACTGGGCGATCACGCGGCACCTGAAGGGCGAACTGACCAACGAGGAGGGTGCCGCCGCCAAGCTGTGGCATACCGACCTGCAATGGGAAGTGATGGATGCGTGCCTGCAGCTGCATGGCGGCGCCGGATACATGAACGAATATCCGATCGCCCGGGCGTGGCGCGCAGCGCGGGTGACGCGGATCTTCGGCGGCACCAACGAGATCATGAAGGAATTAATCGGGCGCTCGTTGTAGAAAGCGGTGCTGCTCGGTGACTGGCGCGACGCACAGAGCGACGTCACCCTGGACCTGTTCCGGGGTCCACTGCTCCGCGCGCTCGGCAAACATTGAGTATGCGGAACGGTGGACCCCGGAACAAGTCCGGGGTGACGGATAGTGTGGGTAGGACTGGCCGATCCTGCGACATGCGCCCGGTCGCATCCTGCAGCGCATGCACCGCTTGCGAAAATATCGATAAAACGGCATGATGACAGCCCGATGACTATTCCACCGCCCGACGGTTCGCGTGACAGGCGGATAGAGGATTCCACCAATCTCTGGCTGATCCATCCGGTTTCGCGTGCGTTGCTGCCGCCGGCGCTGCGCCTGGGCGTGTCGGCCAACATGGTTTCCTTTGCCGGCCTGGGCTTCGGCATCGCCGCCGCTTTCGCTTATGCGCATTGGCACGACGCGCTGGCGGTGACGATCGGGCTGCTGCTGTCGATCTGCTGGCTAATCGCCGACGGGCTGGACGGGATGGTCGCGCGGGCGACCAAGACCGCGTCGCCTTACGGCCGGCTGCTCGACGGGCTGGTCGATCACGGCGTGTTCACCCTGATCTATCTCGTGCTGGGCTTTTCGGTCGGCACGCTGGAGGGCTGGACACTGGCGATCCTCGCCGGCGTCGCGCACATCCTGCAGGCGAGCCTGTTCGAGGCGGAGCGCGCGCGATTCCACCGCCGGGTACGGGGCGACAGCGGCGCGGCGCCGCCGCCGCGGACAGGCGGCGTGCTGGAGAAGCTGTATGACGGCATCTCGCATGGCATCGATCGGCTGGCCGATCCGTTCGACCGGGTGCTGGCGCGCAGTGGCGATCCGGCGCGGTTCGGCGCCGAATACGGCACCCGCGCGGCACCGGCGATGAAGCTGATGTCGCTGGAAAGTGCCAATATGCGGGTGGCGGCGATCTTCCTTGCCTGCCTTGCCGGCGACCCCCGCTTCTTCTGGTGGTTCGAGATCGTGCCACTCACGCTCTTGCTAGCAGGTACCTTGTTCTGGCATCGGCGCGTTGAAGCGGCGCTGATGCACCCTGCGGGGGCTTCCACCGTCAATACATAGACTAGCGGCCGGCATGCGGCCGCAACCGCCAAGCATTCAAGAGTCGAAGGATCCACTCCAGCCATGAATACCATCAACGTCGCCGTGATCGGCATCGGTAATTGCGCCAGTTCGCTGGTCCAGGGCCTAGCTTTCTACCACCAGGGCCAGAACGATCATGTCGGTTTGATGCATTGGGACCTGGGCGGCTACAAGCCGAGCGACATCAAGGTCGTCGCGGCATGGGACGTGGACACGCGCAAGGTCGGCGTCGACGTGGCCGAGGCGATCTTCGCCAAGCCCAACTGCACCGCGATCTTCTGTGCCGACGTGCCGAGCACCGGCGTGAAGGTGAAGATGGGCCAGGTGCTGGACGGCGTTGCCGAGCACATGGCCGATTACAAGGACGACCGGACCTTCATCGTTTCCAACGAAGCGCAGCCGAGCAAGGCCGACGTCGTCGCCGCATTGCGCGATAGCGGTGCCGACGTGCTGATGAACTACCTGCCGGTCGGCAGCCAGAAGGCGACCGAATTCTACGCCGAATGCGCGATCGAGGCCGGCGTCGCCTTCGTCAACAACATCCCGGTGTTCATCGCCAGCGACGAGGCCTGGGCCAAGAAGTTCACCGATGCCGGCGTGCCGATCGTCGGCGATGACATTAAGGCGCAGCTGGGTGCGACGATCGTCCACCGCGTGCTGACCGACCTGTTCGCCAAGCGCGGCGTGAAGCTGGAGCGCACCTACCAGCTCAACACCGGCGGCAATACCGACTTCCTCAACATGTCGAACCATCGCCGGCTCGAATCGAAGAAGATCAGCAAGACCGAGGCCGTGCAGTCGGTCGCCGCCGAGCGCATGGATGACGACAACGTGCATATCGGCCCATCCGATTACGTGCCGTGGCAGAACGACAACAAGGTCTGCTTCCTGCGCATGGAAGGCACGATGTTCGGCGGCGTGCCGATGAACCTGGAAATGCGCCTGTCGGTCGAGGACAGCCCCAATTCGGCCGGCGTCGCGATCGACATGATCCGCTGCGCCAAGCTCGCCAGCGACCGCGGCATGGCCGGACCGATCCACCCCGCCTCTGCCTATTTCTGCAAGCACCCGCCGGTGCAGATGACCGACGATCTGGCACAGATCGCGGTCGAAGACTTCATCGCCGCCGCCGCCTGATCGGCCCCGTGTCGCGCATCGACACCTGCGTGCTGCTCGCGGCGGGCGCGGGCACCCGCCTGCGCGACGCCGCCGAATCGAAGCCCTTGTGCCGCGTGGCGGGCAAGCCGTTGATCGACCATGCGATCGAACGTCTCGCCCGAGCGGGCATCGCGCGCGTGATCGTCACCACCGGATACCGCGCGGAGGATGTCGAGGCGCATCTTGCCGCGCGGCGCTGGCCGGTGGCGGTGGAGTCGGCGCGGACGGACGATTGGCGCCAGCCCAACGGCGTGTCGGCGCTTGCCGCCGCGCCGTTGCTGGAAGGCCGCGAGACGCTGCTCGCGATGTGCGATCACCTGGTCGATCCGGCCTTGTATGCCAGGATGGCCGATGCCGGTGCGGGCGATGGCCTGCGGCTCGGCATCGACCGGCGGCTTGGCCACGCCTGGGTGGATTCGCTGGACGTCACCTGCGTCGCCACCCGCGGTGAGCGGATCGTGGCGATCGGCAAGGAATTGGAGCCGCACGATTGCTATGACACGGGTGTGTTTGCGGTCGGCCCGGCTTTCTTTGCCGCATTGAGCAGCCTGGCGGCGCCGTCGATCACCGATGCGGTGCGCGCGCTGATCGCCGAGGACAAGGCGTGGGCGGTGGATTGCAGCGATCTCGACTGGATCGACGTCGACGATGCCAAGGCGCTCGCCGCGGCAAATGCCTGGGCGTTGGTGGCTTAGCGGGCAGTGTTTGGGGCCGGGGTACGCGGTTCCTGCTCTACACCGTCACCCCGAACTTGTTCGGCGGCTGTACCGCTCGACCAAGTAATCCACCGTCATCCCCCGCGCAGGCGGGGATCCATATACTCGAAGGTCTGCATTTCAGCCGCTAAGCCGGCCACTATGGATCCCCGCCTTCGCGGGGATGACGAACCATGTCTGAAAGGGATAGTTGCCGACTTATTTCGGGGTCCACCAAGCGGACTGAGGTGCAAGAGATTGGTCCCTCCCCACGGGTAGGAGTGAAGTCCGGATATCCGTCAGTGGTTCCGGGCAACGTGGAATGCGGCGCGGACCTGGGCGTCGCTGGCGGGTTTGGCCAGGATCTGGTCCTCGGCGAGACACGGGCGGCAGGCGCCGGGTGTCGCGGTGATGAAGATCACCGGCATCGCGCCCATTTCGTACTGAATCGTCGCCACCGCTTGCGGCCCGGTGCCTTCGCGCAGCATGACGTCCGAGGTGATCACATCCGGACGTTGCAGGCGCGCCGCGGCAATGGCTTCCTGCTGCGTTTCGGCGAAGGCGAACGTCGTCGCGCCGGTGGCGCCGAGGATGTCCTGCAGGTCGAGCGCTATCAGTGCCTCGTCTTCGATGATCAATACGTGGCACACAAGCGACGCCTCCTTAATTTGGATCAACGTGCCAAGTTGTTATATGGGTACAGCGCTAACCACATTTCTTTTGCCTACCAACATGTTGCGTGGAACGGCTTGGTTGAACCAGCGTTGCCCGGCGATATTGACATTTTGCAGCGCAGCATGCATATGGCGCCCATCGAGGCGTCATGCAGCGTGATTGGAACTCCGGTTCCGGCTCCGCCTCGGTCGTTAGCAAACGGGCTTCCCATTTCACGCGGGGTGTCATTCTCCCCCGCCATTCGTGCGTCCGCTCCAGCGGCGTGCGCCGATGGCCACTCAGGCTATTAAACCACATGAATTTCGCACAACTCGGCTTGGCCGAACCTTTGGTCCGCGCGCTCGAAGCGAAGGGCTATACCACCCCCACCCCGATCCAGGCGCAGTCGATCCCGACCCTGCTGCAGGGCCGCGACCTGCTCGGCATCGCGCAGACCGGCACCGGCAAGACCGCAGCCTTCGTGCTGCCGTCGATCCAGCGCATGGTCGAGGCACCCAAGCAGATCCACCCGACGCATTGCCGCATGCTCGTGCTTGCGCCGACGCGCGAACTGGCCAGCCAGATCGCCGACAGCGCACGTGACTATGGCAAGTTCAGCAAGATGGGCGTCGCCACCGTGTTCGGCGGCACCAGCATCAACAAGAACCGCCAGGACATGGCCCGCGGCGTCGACATCCTGGTCGCCACGCCAGGCCGTCTGCTCGACCTGATCGAGCAGCGCTTCGTGAGCCTGGCGATGCTGGAAATCCTCGTCCTCGACGAAGCCGACCAGATGCTCGATCTCGGCTTCATCCATGCGCTGCGCAAGATCGTCCGCATGCTGCCCAAGCAGCGCCAGACCCTGTTCTTCTCGGCGACGATGCCCAACGCCATTCGCGAGCTGGCCGACCAGTTCCTGAAAGAGCCGGTGACGGTCAAGGTCGCGCCGGTATCGACCACCGCCGAGCGCGTCGAGCAATACGCCACGCACGTCAACCAGGGCGAGAAGCAGGCATTGCTGACGATCCACCTGCGCAATCCCGAGATCGAGCGTTGCCTGGTGTTCACCCGCACCAAGCATGGCGCCGACCGCGTCGTGAAGCTGCTCGGCCATGCCGGCATCGCCGCCAACGCGATCCACGGCAACAAGAGCCAGCCGCAGCGCGAGCGCGCGCTGGGCGAGTTCAAGGCCGGTAAGGTCAAGGTGCTGATCGCGACCGACATCGCCGCACGCGGCATCGACGTGTCGGGCGTGTCCCACGTGTTCAACTTCGAGCTGCCCAACGTGCCCGAGCAGTACGTCCACCGCATCGGCCGCACCGCGCGTGCGGGCGCCAGCGGCGTGGCGATCAGCTTCGTGGCAGATGACGAGAAGAGCTACCTGCGCGACATCGAGAAGCTGACGCGCGTCAAGCCGACGATGATGCCGCTGCCGGAAGGCTTCACCGCCGAAGCCGCCAAGATCAAGGCTGATCGCCCGGCCGGCGCGGACGACGATCGCCGTCGCGACGAATCGGGCCGCCACCGCGCCCCGCCGCGCGCGACGCATGCCGCACGCCCGACGGGTGCGCGTCCCGAAGGTGGTGCCGGCCGTCCTGCCGGTGGTGGTCGCCCCGGCGGCCCGGTCCGCCCGGGTGGCGGTGCGGGTCGTCCATCCGGTCCTGGTGGTCCGCGTCGCCAGGGTTCGGGTGGCGGCGGTGGTGGTGGCCGCCGGTCGCCTGCCGCCGGCTGATATCCCATTGCTCCTGTTCCTCCCCCATGGGGGAGGAATTAGGGATACAGACCAGCTACAATATGTTCTTCTCCGAGTAACCAAGGAGGAGCTCCACGATGGATATCGCGCATACACCCGCCGTCGAGCGTATTGCTCGCGTGCTGACGGGCATGTTGGTCAGCGCCAATGGCGAAGGCGACAATGCCTCGGCCAGCGATCTGGTCGATCGGCTGTGGCGCGACCATGTGCCCGATGCGCTGTGCGTGCTGAGGACGCTGCGCGAGCCATCCGAGGCGATGGCGGCGGCGGGCGATGTCGCAGTGTGGGAACGCATGATCCTGGCGGCGATCAAGGAAGCCGAGAAGCCGATGGTCGTGCTGTGACTTGATCCTCTCCGGATCGGGAGGGTAGCAGTGGCTGACGGGGGGCTTCCCCAGGCGCTACGATGCCGGCCCACCCCCTCCACCACTTCGTGGTCCCCCTCCCCGTGCCGGGGAGGATTAGGGGTGTATCGTCAGCCACTCGTCTTCGGGGGCGCGGTCGCTGCGCAGGCGGTTCGCAGGTTCGGTTACATCCTCATAGCCCATCGCCATGCCGCAGAAGAGCATCCGCTCTGACGGCGTGCCAAGGAATGCGGTGACCGTCTCGGGATAGATCGCCCAGCATTCCTGCGCGCAGGTCGCCAGCCCCGCCTCCACCGCGAGCAGCATTACGGTCTGCAGGTACATGCCGAGATCGGCCCATTGCGGCGGCCCCATCTGCCGGTCGACCGTGCAGAACAACGCTGCCGGGGCGCCGAAGAACTGGAAGTTGCGCGCGAACCACATGCGCCGCGCCGCCTTGTCCTCACGCGGGATGCCGATCTCGGCATACATCGCCTCGCCCACGCCGAAGCGGCGATCGCGGTAGGGCGCGGTCAGGTCGCGGGGATAGACGTCATAGGCCGGCGTCTCGGTCTCGCCCGCCATCAGCTTGGCCATCATCAGCGCCTTGAGCGCAGCGAGCGACTCGCCCGAGACGAGATCGACATGCCAGGGCTGGAGATTGCCGCCCGTCGCGCTGCGCGCCGCCTGCACCGCGATCGCATGCAGCAGCGCCGGATCGACCGGCGAATCGAGATATCCGCGTACCGACCGACGTGCCGCTACGGCTTGCGTGACGTGCATATGCGCCTCCTCCATCCGGTCCAGACCCTTGCCCAGCGCCCGCGATTGGGCAAGAAGAGGTTGCAAAGAAGAACTGATCTAGGAGAGTCGAAATGGCCGAAGCCTATATCGTCGAGGCCGTGCGCACCGCCGGCGGCAAGCGTGGCGGCAAGCTCGCCGGCTGGCATCCGGCCGACATGGGCGGCGCCGTGCTGGACGCGATCGTCGAGCGCAGCGGGATCGATCCGGCATCGGTCGAGGACGTGATCATGGGCTGCGTCAGCCAGGGCGGCGAACAGGGCTTCCAGGTCGGGCGCGGCGCAGTGCTCGCCTCCAAGCTGCCCGAAAGCGTTCCGGCGGTATCGATCGACCGGCAATGCGGCTCCAGCCAACAGGCAATCCAGTTCGCCGCGCAAGCCGTGATGTCCGGCACGCAGGACGTGGTGATCGCCGCCGGCGTCGAATCGATGACGCGCGTGCCGATGGGATCGACCGGCATGCTGTTCCACAAAGCAGGGCTCGGCCATGCCAAGTCCAAGCGGCAGGAGGAGCGCTATCCCGGCGTGCAGTTCAGCCAGTTCATGGGCGCGCAGATGATCGCCGACAAATACGGGTTCACGCGTGACCAGCTCGACCGATATGCGCTCGAATCGCACCGTCGTGCGGCGGCGGCGACCGAGCGCGGCGACTTCGCGCAAGAGATTGTCGGGCTGGAGATCGAGACGCCCGAGGGCGAGGATCGCCACCTGACGGACGAAGGCATCCGCTTCGACGCGACGTTCGAGGGCATCCACTCGGTCAAGCTGCTGCAGGAAGGCGGCGTGATCTCGGCGGCCAACGCGTCGCAGATCTGCGATGGCGCGAGCGCGGTGCTGGTGGTGAGCGAACGCGCGCTGAAGGAGCATGGCCTGACGCCGCTCGCGCGGATCCACAATCTGACCGTGACCGGGGGCGATCCGGTGGTGATGCTGGAAGAGCCGCTGTTCGCCACCGACAAGGCACTGAAGCGTGCCGGCCTGACGATCCAGGATATCGACCTGTACGAGGTGAACGAGGCGTTCGCGCCGGTACCGCTGGCTTGGCTGCAGCATACCGGCGGTGACCATGCCAGGCTCAACGTCAATGGCGGGGCGATCGCGCTGGGGCATCCGCTGGGAGCAAGCGGCACGAAGCTGATGGCGACGCTGGTGCATGCGCTGCACAAAAGCGGCGGGCGCTACGGTTTGCAGACGATGTGCGAGGGCGGCGGGCTGGCCAATGTGACGATCGTCGAGCGGGTCTAGCCAAACCGCAAGCCGTCACCCCGGACGTGTTCCGGGGTCCACTCATCTACCGGTGCTTTGCCAGCGAGGCGCGGTGGACCCCGGAACAAGTCCGGGGTGACTAAGGAGCAGGAATATCATGGATGTGAACGGTAAATCGGCCATCGTCACTGGCGGTGCCTCGGGCCTCGGCGAGGCTACCGCGCGGGCACTTGCCGCAAAGGGTGCGAAAGTCGCGATCTTCGACTTGCAGCGGGACAAGGGCGAGGCGGTTGCGGCCGAGATCGGCGGCGTGTTCTGCGAGGTGAACGTCACCTCGGACGAGAGCGTCGATGCCGGCTTCGCCAAGGCGCGCGCGGCGCATGCGCAGGAAGCGGTGCTCGTCTGTTGCGCCGGCACGGGCAATGCGATGAAGACCGCCAGCCGATCCAAGGAAGACGGCAGCATCAAGCATTTCAGCCTGGAGGCGTTCAACTGGCTGGTGCAGATCAATCTGGTCGGCACGTTCCGCTGCGTGGCGAAGTCGGCGGCGGGCATGCTGACGCTGGAGCCGGGTGCCGAGAACGACCGCGGCGCGATCGTGATGACCGCCAGTGTCGCGGCCGAGGACGGGCAGATCGGGCAAGCGGCCTATTCGGCGTCGAAGGGCGGTGTCGTCGGCATGACGCTGCCGATCGCGCGCGACCTGATGAGCGAAGGCATTCGCGTCAACACGATCCTGCCGGGCATCTTCGACACGCCGTTGATGCAGGGCGCGCCGCAAGCGGTGAAGGACAATCTCGCCGCTTCCGTCCCCTTCCCCAAACGGCTCGGCCATCCGGCGGAATATGCGCAGCTGGCGCTGGCGATGATCGAGAACCCATATTTCAACGGCGAGGACGTGCGGCTTGACGGCGCGATCCGCATGGCGCCGCGCTGATCAAGAAAGCACAATGCACCGTTCGTTTCGAGCGACGCCGAGAAACCTGTACTTGGCGGCGGCTTCTCGACTAGGCTCGACGCGAACGGGTGGAGGTTGAAGAAGATGGCTAGACCAGAATCCTGGCGGCTCGACCCCGCCAATTACCCGCACCGCGAGGTGATCCAGACCCGCTTCCAGGATCTCGATCCGCTCGGCCATATCAACAACGTGGCGATGGCGGGACTGTTCGAATCCGCGCGGGTGCGCTTCAACCGTGCGCTGGGGCTGGCCGGGTGGCACGGCCATCGCTGGCTGGTGGCCAACATCACCCTGAACTATCTGCACGAGGGGTTCTTCCCCGACGATGTCGAATTCGCCACCGGCATCGGCCATATCGGTACGCGCAGCTGGCACATCCTGGCGGCGGGATTCCAGAAGGGCGAATGCATCGCCACGTGCGATGCGGTGATCGTGATGAGCGGCGGTGCCGGCGCCACCGCACTGGCACCCGATTTCCGCGCCGGGCTGGAGGCGAACCGGGTGACGATTCCAGTTTAGGCGACGAACGGGTATCTCTCGTTCCCCCGCGAATGCGGGGGCCCCGGGCAAATAGCGCCGGCGTTTGGAACCCTGGGCTCCCGCTTTCGCGGGAGAACATGATGGAACAGTTCCGGGGTGAGGTCGCGCTACGAGCCGAAAATCAATCCACGAACACCGCAGGCCGCTTGCCCATGTTCGCCGCCACCGCTTCCATCATGTTGGGCTTGCCGATGACCTTCAGCTGCTCCTCGGTCTCGGCGACGAGCATCGCGCGCGGATCGGCATCGTGCGCCAGGTTGCACAGCCGCTTGGCGCCGCGGATCGCGTGCGGGCTGCGCCCGGCGATCAAAGTGGCGAGCTCCATCGCCGCAGCGTGCGGATCATCCGCCAGGCGCGTGACGAAGCCGTGCTGCAGCGCCTCCGCCGCATCGAACTCGCGCGCGGTGTAGACGAGCTCGCGCAGCACGTCGTCGCGCACCAGGCCGCGCCAGATCGGGAAGCCGGCCATGTCGGGCACCAGGCCCCAATAGGTCTCGCGAATGGCGAAGCGCGCGTCCGGCGCGGCGATGCGGATGTCGGCGCCCGACATGATCTGGAAACCCCCGCCCATCGCCACGCCGTGCACCGCGGCGATCACCGGCATGGGCAGGTTGCGCCAGCCCCAGGTGACATGCTGCGGCAGGATACTACCCTGATCGTTGCGCGGATCGAGCGCCAGGCCGGAGCCGCCCGCCGCCATGCTCGCCATGTCGAGCCCGGCGCAGAAGGCGCGGCCTTCGCCAGAGAGCACGACGCAGCGCACGTCCTTGCGCGTGGCGAGCTGATCGATCGCCGCGCCGATGCCCTCGAACATGGCAGGATCGATCGCGTTCATCTTGTCGGGCCGGGTGAGCCGGACGTCGGCGATGTGATCCGTGACGGTGATCGATACGCGGTCGTTCATCTTTCTCTTCCTCCGACGCCGTTCGTGCTGAGTAGAGACTGAGTAGCCCGAAGGGCGTAGCGAAGGCTCGTTTCGAAGCACCTGTCCTTCGATACGCGTCTTCGACAAGCTCAGCCGCTACTCAGGACGAACGGCTGTGGTTTATACAATCCTGCTGCCCGTCTCACCCCAATAATGATCGCGCAGCAAGCGCTTGTAGAGCTTGCCAGTCGGGTGCCGCGGCAGGTCGGCGGCGAAGTCGATTTGCCGCGGGATCTTTACGCCGGACAGTGCGGTGCGGCACCATGCCGTCAGTTCGGCCGCGAGATCGTCGCCTGCTTCGTCCATGTCGACCGGTTGCACCACTGCGACCACGCGCTCGCCCATGTCGGCATCGGGCGCGCCGATCACCGCCACGTCGGCGACGCGGGGATGGGTGATCAGGCGGTTCTCGATCTCCTGCGGGTAGATGTTCACGCCGCCCGAAATGATCATGAAGCTCTTGCGATCGGTGAGGTAGAGATAGCCGTCGGCATCCATCCGCCCGATATCGCCGAGCGTCGTCCAGCCCAGCGCGTGCCGCGCCTCGGCCGTCTTGGCCGGATCGTTATGATATTCGAACGGCGTGCCGCCGGAAAAATAGACCAGCCCCTCCTGCCCCGGCGCAAGCTCGGCACCCTGATCATCGCAGATGTGCAAGGCGCCATAGGCCGCCCGCCCGACCGACCCGGGATGCGCGAGCCAGTCGGGCGAATCGATCGCGGTCAGCCCGTTTCCTTCCGACCCGGCATAATATTCGAAGAGCACCGGCCCCCACCAATCGATCATGGCCTGCTTGACCGGCACGGCACACGGCGCGGCGGCGTGAATGGCGACCTTCAGTGTCGAGAGATCGTGCGCGCGGCGCTCCGCCTCGCTCAGTTTCAGCATGCGGACGAAGTGCGTCGGCACCCATTGGCTGGCGGTGACGCGGTAGCGCTCGAT contains:
- a CDS encoding fumarylacetoacetate hydrolase family protein is translated as MKLASLKSGRDGCLVVVSTDLAWYADATHIVPTLQAALDDWDRLLPDLQNLATDLEHEMIPMRRFHEHDAAAPLPRAYQWADGSAYVNHVALVRQARAAEMPETFWHDPLMYQGGSDGFLGPRDPIPLADESWGADLEAEVVVVTGDVPLGATRDQALGAVRLVGLTNDVSLRNLIPGELAKGFGFFQSKPASAFSPVFVTPDVLGEWWRDGKLHRKLMVDLNGQPFGRAEAGEDMTFDFGTLIAHAAKTRKLGAGTIIGSGTVSNRDADGGPGKPIADGGVGYSCLAEVRTVETITSGQAVTPFLKAGDTVRIWAEDDRHHPIFGVIEQTVE
- a CDS encoding acyl-CoA dehydrogenase family protein — encoded protein: MSLDSVSGRFAYGEDHEAFRQTVRSFLQKEGVPHVNAWEEARLVPKDFWRKAGEIGMLCPTVPEAYGGLGLDFGYNAIVDEEMAYNGVPAGFSLQSDIVAGYIEHYGSEEQKAEWLPRMVSGEVITAIAMTEPGTGSDLQAIRTSARKDGNHYVINGSKTYITNGQNTDLTLVVAKTDPDAKPAWKGMSIILVESDRDGFKKGRKLDKIGQDAADTSELFFEDVRVPITNCLGEEGKGFIYLMSQLPQERLSIAVSVQASAQKAFDETVEFTKTRKAFAGMVFDFQNTRFVLADLKAKLQVGWAHLDWAITRHLKGELTNEEGAAAKLWHTDLQWEVMDACLQLHGGAGYMNEYPIARAWRAARVTRIFGGTNEIMKELIGRSL
- a CDS encoding CDP-alcohol phosphatidyltransferase family protein, whose translation is MTIPPPDGSRDRRIEDSTNLWLIHPVSRALLPPALRLGVSANMVSFAGLGFGIAAAFAYAHWHDALAVTIGLLLSICWLIADGLDGMVARATKTASPYGRLLDGLVDHGVFTLIYLVLGFSVGTLEGWTLAILAGVAHILQASLFEAERARFHRRVRGDSGAAPPPRTGGVLEKLYDGISHGIDRLADPFDRVLARSGDPARFGAEYGTRAAPAMKLMSLESANMRVAAIFLACLAGDPRFFWWFEIVPLTLLLAGTLFWHRRVEAALMHPAGASTVNT
- a CDS encoding inositol-3-phosphate synthase, with translation MNTINVAVIGIGNCASSLVQGLAFYHQGQNDHVGLMHWDLGGYKPSDIKVVAAWDVDTRKVGVDVAEAIFAKPNCTAIFCADVPSTGVKVKMGQVLDGVAEHMADYKDDRTFIVSNEAQPSKADVVAALRDSGADVLMNYLPVGSQKATEFYAECAIEAGVAFVNNIPVFIASDEAWAKKFTDAGVPIVGDDIKAQLGATIVHRVLTDLFAKRGVKLERTYQLNTGGNTDFLNMSNHRRLESKKISKTEAVQSVAAERMDDDNVHIGPSDYVPWQNDNKVCFLRMEGTMFGGVPMNLEMRLSVEDSPNSAGVAIDMIRCAKLASDRGMAGPIHPASAYFCKHPPVQMTDDLAQIAVEDFIAAAA
- a CDS encoding NTP transferase domain-containing protein, which gives rise to MSRIDTCVLLAAGAGTRLRDAAESKPLCRVAGKPLIDHAIERLARAGIARVIVTTGYRAEDVEAHLAARRWPVAVESARTDDWRQPNGVSALAAAPLLEGRETLLAMCDHLVDPALYARMADAGAGDGLRLGIDRRLGHAWVDSLDVTCVATRGERIVAIGKELEPHDCYDTGVFAVGPAFFAALSSLAAPSITDAVRALIAEDKAWAVDCSDLDWIDVDDAKALAAANAWALVA
- a CDS encoding response regulator — encoded protein: MCHVLIIEDEALIALDLQDILGATGATTFAFAETQQEAIAAARLQRPDVITSDVMLREGTGPQAVATIQYEMGAMPVIFITATPGACRPCLAEDQILAKPASDAQVRAAFHVARNH
- a CDS encoding DEAD/DEAH box helicase, which translates into the protein MNFAQLGLAEPLVRALEAKGYTTPTPIQAQSIPTLLQGRDLLGIAQTGTGKTAAFVLPSIQRMVEAPKQIHPTHCRMLVLAPTRELASQIADSARDYGKFSKMGVATVFGGTSINKNRQDMARGVDILVATPGRLLDLIEQRFVSLAMLEILVLDEADQMLDLGFIHALRKIVRMLPKQRQTLFFSATMPNAIRELADQFLKEPVTVKVAPVSTTAERVEQYATHVNQGEKQALLTIHLRNPEIERCLVFTRTKHGADRVVKLLGHAGIAANAIHGNKSQPQRERALGEFKAGKVKVLIATDIAARGIDVSGVSHVFNFELPNVPEQYVHRIGRTARAGASGVAISFVADDEKSYLRDIEKLTRVKPTMMPLPEGFTAEAAKIKADRPAGADDDRRRDESGRHRAPPRATHAARPTGARPEGGAGRPAGGGRPGGPVRPGGGAGRPSGPGGPRRQGSGGGGGGGRRSPAAG
- a CDS encoding nitroreductase yields the protein MHVTQAVAARRSVRGYLDSPVDPALLHAIAVQAARSATGGNLQPWHVDLVSGESLAALKALMMAKLMAGETETPAYDVYPRDLTAPYRDRRFGVGEAMYAEIGIPREDKAARRMWFARNFQFFGAPAALFCTVDRQMGPPQWADLGMYLQTVMLLAVEAGLATCAQECWAIYPETVTAFLGTPSERMLFCGMAMGYEDVTEPANRLRSDRAPEDEWLTIHP